In Rhipicephalus microplus isolate Deutch F79 chromosome 7, USDA_Rmic, whole genome shotgun sequence, one genomic interval encodes:
- the LOC142766884 gene encoding uncharacterized protein LOC142766884, with the protein MSVFAFHDLAEDWGKPRCMPNQATMVAVHTKRGNLAPEMMRVAFSRHDWSWLCQVCFVLLPEDASSLVYPQAGLAYRDSLLFFFTHTFSYLLELNISSFHFGADLDVKELLQDAALAKLRHLQSLSATPCGLRRLSALRLLAQRCPYFEELDVRYEKRGVVRCPGCEADVPLDPDAPTRVPGGTAGFRMRLRRLTLCGVRFPVGLHFIECCGPTTTVRLSGCADASNEHYTHLAKVLSETSSTVCLVLRHECLQIRDPSFVGKLSSIRSLSYLYLLSTVAYPDEVAESCFLALTATFPRLRFLHYHYLSLNGVDRSLTYTRRKDDPEDGGVLLRNAPCFQCCSTATFIGLAKPFNREFKPPS; encoded by the exons ATGTCCGTCTTCGCGTTCCACGACCTGGCGGAGGACTGGGGCAAGCCGCGCTGCATGCCGAATCAGGCGACCATGGTTGCCGTTCACACCAAACGCGGAAACCTCGCCCCTGAAATGATGCGAGTGGCTTTCAGTAGACACGACTGGTCGTGGTTGTGTCAAGTATGCTTTGTGTTGCTcccggaagacgcttcgagcctCGTTTACCCGCAGGCGGGCCTGGCGTACCGCGACAgccttctctttttctttacCCATACATTCAGCTACCTCCTAGAGCTCAACATCAGCTCCTTTCATTTTGGTGCCGACCTCGACGTGAAAGAACTGCTTCAGGATGCTGCACTGGCGAAGCTACGGCACCTGCAGTCGCTCTCAGCGACCCCTTGCGGTCTGCGTCGCCTGTCGGCGCTGCGCCTTCTGGCTCAACGCTGTCCATACTTTGAGGAACTGGACGTCCGCTACGAGAAGCGTGGTGTGGTCCGCTGTCCCGGCTGTGAAGCAGACGTCCCACTGGACCCTGATGCGCCGACCAGGGTTCCCGGAGGCACGGCCGGCTTTCGGATGCGGCTCCGTCGGCTCACCCTGTGCGGCGTCAGGTTCCCTGTGGGGCTGCACTTCATCGAGTGCTGCGGCCCGACCACGACGGTGCGACTGTCCGGCTGCGCCGACGCGTCGAACGAGCACTACACGCATCTGGCTAAGGTCCTATCCGAAACAAGCTCGACCGTCTGCCTCGTCCTTCGGCACGAATGTCTACAAATTCGCGACCCTTCTTTCGTG GGCAAGCTTTCCAGTATCCGCAGCCTATCGTACTTGTACCTGCTGTCAACGGTCGCCTATCCTGACGAAGTCGCCGAGTCCTGCTTCCTCGCGCTGACGGCTACCTTTCCTCGCCTGCGGTTTCTCCATTATCATTACCTGTCCTTGAACGGCGTGGACCGGAGTCTCACGTACACGCGTCGCAAGGACGATCCTGAGGACGGAGGTGTCCTGCTTCGCAACGCTCCCTGCTTCCAGTGTTGCTCGACTGCGACGTTCATAGGACTTGCCAAACCATTCAACCGAGAGTTCAAGCCGCCTTCATAG